Proteins encoded in a region of the Cygnus atratus isolate AKBS03 ecotype Queensland, Australia unplaced genomic scaffold, CAtr_DNAZoo_HiC_assembly HiC_scaffold_199, whole genome shotgun sequence genome:
- the MAF1 gene encoding repressor of RNA polymerase III transcription MAF1 homolog isoform X1 — MLTSSAGSRATPARWPATTSTCSSSSARRASPTCWRRCRPRRPRGSAPAGTAGPRRGLCLRAGVGVRRRGPRRAGDAADLAVPCLRLSKSQSGDEEGPLSDKCSRKTLFYLIATLNESFRPDYDFSAAKSHEFSREPSLNWVVNAVNCSLFSAVREDFNALKPHLWDAVDEEICLSECDIYSYNPDLDSDPFGEDGSLWSFNYFFYNKRLKRIVFFTCRSISGYAYTRPEAGNELDMDLGEEDTEGSRDGHDAESGSIEEDRLQVICM; from the exons ATGCTCACATCATCGGCAG GATCGAGAGCTACTCCTGCAAGATGGCCGGCGACGACAAGCACATGTTCAAGCAGTTCTGCCAGGAGGGCCAGCCCCACGTGCTGGAGGCGCTGTCGCCCCCGCAGACCACGGGGATCAGCCCCAGCAGGTACGGCGGGACCGCGGCGGGGCCTCTGCCTGCGGGCAGGGGTCGGGGTTCGTCGGCGTGGGCCGCGCCGTGCCGGTGACGCCGCTGACCTCGCCGTTCCGTGCCTCAGGCTCAGCAAAAGTCAGAGTGGCGACGAGGAGGGACCCCTGAGCGACAAGTGCAGCCGCAAGACCCTCTTCTACCTGATAGCAACGCTCAACGAGTCCTTCCGCCCCGACTACGACTTCAGCGCTGCCAAGAGCCACGAGTTCAGCCGGGAGCCCAGCCTCAACTGG GTGGTGAATGCTGTCAACTGCAGCCTCTTCTCTGCAGTTCGTGAGGATTTCAACGCCCTGAAGCCGCACCTGTGGGATGCTGTGGATGAGGAGATCTGCCTTTCGGAGTGTGACATCTACAG CTACAACCCAGACCTGGATTCAGACCCCTTTGGAGAAGATGGGAGCCTCTGGTCCTTCAACTACTTCTTTTACAACAAGAGGCTGAAGAGGATTGTCTTTTTTACCTGTCGTTCCATCAG CGGGTACGCGTACACACGCCCGGAGGCTGGAAACGAGCTGGATATGGATCTCGGGGAGGAGGACACggaggggagcagggatggCCACGACGCCGAGAGCGGCAGCATCGAGGAGGACAG GTTGCAAGTTATCTGCATGTGA
- the MAF1 gene encoding repressor of RNA polymerase III transcription MAF1 homolog isoform X2, translating into MKLLENSSFEAINSQLTVETGDAHIIGRIESYSCKMAGDDKHMFKQFCQEGQPHVLEALSPPQTTGISPSRLSKSQSGDEEGPLSDKCSRKTLFYLIATLNESFRPDYDFSAAKSHEFSREPSLNWVVNAVNCSLFSAVREDFNALKPHLWDAVDEEICLSECDIYSYNPDLDSDPFGEDGSLWSFNYFFYNKRLKRIVFFTCRSISGYAYTRPEAGNELDMDLGEEDTEGSRDGHDAESGSIEEDRLQVICM; encoded by the exons ATGAAGCTGCTGGAGAACTCAAGTTTCGAAGCAATAAACTCCCAGCTGACGGTGGAGACCGGAGATGCTCACATCATCGGCAG GATCGAGAGCTACTCCTGCAAGATGGCCGGCGACGACAAGCACATGTTCAAGCAGTTCTGCCAGGAGGGCCAGCCCCACGTGCTGGAGGCGCTGTCGCCCCCGCAGACCACGGGGATCAGCCCCAGCAG GCTCAGCAAAAGTCAGAGTGGCGACGAGGAGGGACCCCTGAGCGACAAGTGCAGCCGCAAGACCCTCTTCTACCTGATAGCAACGCTCAACGAGTCCTTCCGCCCCGACTACGACTTCAGCGCTGCCAAGAGCCACGAGTTCAGCCGGGAGCCCAGCCTCAACTGG GTGGTGAATGCTGTCAACTGCAGCCTCTTCTCTGCAGTTCGTGAGGATTTCAACGCCCTGAAGCCGCACCTGTGGGATGCTGTGGATGAGGAGATCTGCCTTTCGGAGTGTGACATCTACAG CTACAACCCAGACCTGGATTCAGACCCCTTTGGAGAAGATGGGAGCCTCTGGTCCTTCAACTACTTCTTTTACAACAAGAGGCTGAAGAGGATTGTCTTTTTTACCTGTCGTTCCATCAG CGGGTACGCGTACACACGCCCGGAGGCTGGAAACGAGCTGGATATGGATCTCGGGGAGGAGGACACggaggggagcagggatggCCACGACGCCGAGAGCGGCAGCATCGAGGAGGACAG GTTGCAAGTTATCTGCATGTGA